From the genome of Desulfobaculum xiamenense, one region includes:
- a CDS encoding CheR family methyltransferase has translation MDERDFARFAQFIHETCGIKLQRAKKTMLEARLQKRLRVLGLESYSAYASYLFSPRGLELELSYLIDCVTTNTTDFFRESRHFDYLLQSALPYWYAENGTARPFGIWSAGCSIGAEPYTLSMVCTEFSELRPGFRFDILATDISGQALSAAVRAIYTEDQARGVPDALKRKYLLRSKDRARRMVRIVPELRRQVTFKRLNFMEDFRLDRQMDVVFCRNVIIYFDRPTQEVLLGRLSDQLRVGGHMFIGHSESLTGMGLPLRQVEPTIYIKTGERRHSG, from the coding sequence ATGGACGAGCGGGATTTCGCGCGCTTTGCGCAGTTCATCCACGAGACGTGCGGCATCAAGCTGCAACGCGCGAAGAAGACCATGCTGGAGGCGCGCTTGCAGAAGCGGCTGCGCGTGCTCGGACTGGAGAGCTATTCCGCATATGCGAGCTATCTCTTCAGCCCTCGGGGGCTGGAGCTGGAGCTGTCCTACCTCATCGACTGCGTTACCACCAACACGACGGACTTCTTCCGGGAGTCTCGCCATTTCGACTATCTGCTCCAGTCCGCGTTGCCGTACTGGTACGCGGAGAACGGAACGGCGAGGCCGTTCGGCATATGGAGCGCGGGGTGCTCCATCGGTGCGGAGCCGTATACGCTGTCCATGGTATGCACCGAGTTTTCCGAACTGCGCCCCGGATTCCGGTTCGACATTCTGGCCACGGACATATCCGGGCAGGCGCTTTCCGCCGCGGTCCGCGCCATCTACACCGAGGATCAGGCTCGCGGCGTGCCCGACGCGCTCAAGCGCAAGTACCTGCTGCGCAGCAAGGACCGGGCGCGGCGCATGGTGCGCATCGTGCCGGAACTGCGGCGGCAGGTCACGTTCAAGCGTTTGAACTTCATGGAGGATTTCCGCCTCGACAGGCAGATGGACGTGGTGTTCTGCCGCAACGTGATCATCTACTTCGACAGGCCGACGCAGGAGGTGCTGCTCGGCCGGTTGAGCGATCAACTGCGGGTGGGCGGGCACATGTTCATCGGCCATTCGGAGAGTCTGACGGGGATGGGCCTGCCGCTACGGCAGGTGGAGCCGACAATCTACATCAAGACGGGCGAGCGACGACATTCCGGGTGA
- a CDS encoding metal ABC transporter ATP-binding protein produces the protein MSAARHMDDAVIRMENASAAYGRHVAMRDVSIDIRRGDFLGVIGPNGAGKTTLLTVVNGLGQLVGGRVTALGCEVTPASAGELRRRIGYVAQQQDIDPLLPISVRESILVGCMGRVGLLRRIPRQARERTEELMALVGLDALADRPLGHLSGGERQRVAIARALLQEPEILLLDEPTAALDWQAQREILALIQSIHQRFALTSLIVTHDLNTIPDIANRIAFMKAGRLMWEGPADHAVDEQRLSVLYGTQIRVADFNGRRHVCY, from the coding sequence ATGAGCGCGGCGCGACACATGGACGACGCCGTCATCCGCATGGAAAACGCCAGCGCGGCCTATGGCCGCCACGTGGCCATGCGTGACGTCAGCATCGATATCCGCCGGGGCGACTTCCTCGGCGTCATCGGTCCCAACGGAGCGGGCAAGACCACCCTGCTCACGGTGGTCAACGGACTGGGGCAACTCGTCGGCGGCCGCGTGACTGCGCTCGGGTGCGAGGTCACGCCCGCCAGCGCCGGTGAACTGCGAAGGCGCATCGGCTACGTGGCGCAACAACAGGACATCGACCCGCTGCTGCCCATTTCGGTGCGCGAGTCCATCCTCGTCGGCTGCATGGGACGAGTCGGCCTGCTACGCAGAATCCCGCGTCAGGCTCGGGAGCGAACCGAGGAGCTCATGGCGCTCGTCGGCCTTGATGCTCTTGCCGACCGCCCACTCGGACATCTCTCGGGCGGCGAACGACAGCGGGTGGCCATTGCCCGCGCACTGCTTCAGGAACCGGAAATCCTGCTCCTCGACGAACCGACAGCGGCCCTCGACTGGCAGGCCCAGCGGGAAATCCTCGCCCTCATCCAGAGCATCCACCAGCGCTTCGCGCTGACGAGCCTCATCGTCACCCACGACCTGAACACCATTCCGGACATCGCCAACCGCATAGCCTTCATGAAGGCCGGGCGGCTCATGTGGGAGGGACCAGCGGACCACGCTGTGGACGAACAGCGCCTGAGCGTCCTCTACGGCACGCAGATACGCGTCGCGGACTTCAACGGCAGACGCCACGTCTGCTACTAG
- the crcB gene encoding fluoride efflux transporter CrcB gives MEKLILLAMAGGAGALSRYGLAGLVHRFAGGGFPAGTFVVNMIGSLLFGLIWGILDQRAILGPQARVIILTGFMGAFTTFSTFMFETATLLRDGQWLPAVLNIAGQNMVGLALLFTGLALARLVP, from the coding sequence TTGGAAAAACTGATTTTGCTCGCCATGGCGGGCGGCGCGGGAGCGCTGTCGCGCTACGGACTGGCGGGACTCGTACACAGGTTCGCAGGGGGCGGCTTTCCGGCAGGCACCTTCGTGGTCAACATGATCGGCAGCCTGCTCTTCGGCCTCATCTGGGGCATTCTGGACCAGCGGGCCATCCTCGGCCCGCAGGCGCGCGTCATCATCCTCACGGGATTCATGGGCGCGTTCACCACATTCTCCACCTTCATGTTCGAGACCGCAACGCTCCTGCGCGACGGCCAGTGGCTTCCCGCCGTGCTGAACATCGCCGGGCAGAACATGGTGGGACTCGCCCTGCTCTTCACCGGCCTCGCCCTCGCCCGCCTCGTCCCCTGA
- the clpS gene encoding ATP-dependent Clp protease adapter ClpS, whose product MLPDTFTEDEVREPRKFKVLLHNDDYTTMDFVVHVLTFVFRKTLAQATEIMLKIHNQGVGVCGVYTAEVAETKVVRVHQLAREAGYPLKCTMEEV is encoded by the coding sequence ATGCTGCCGGACACGTTCACCGAAGACGAGGTGCGCGAACCCCGCAAGTTCAAGGTGCTGCTTCACAATGATGACTACACCACGATGGATTTCGTGGTTCACGTTCTCACTTTCGTATTCAGGAAGACTCTGGCGCAGGCGACCGAGATAATGCTCAAGATCCACAACCAGGGCGTGGGCGTGTGCGGCGTCTACACGGCGGAAGTGGCGGAGACCAAGGTGGTCCGTGTGCACCAGCTCGCACGCGAGGCGGGCTACCCTCTAAAATGCACCATGGAAGAGGTCTAG
- a CDS encoding chemotaxis protein CheA, whose product MPLDDATRELFREEVHENLAELESALLELEDEPTNRENVDRVFRALHTVKGVGAMFGHDDIAMFAHEVEGTFARVREGRLAVSHELLDLTLAARDHLLSLFDERAEADPARGEEIVARLRVLCGATDDSCPGDDAPPPQEAPCPEICGETFSYRIRFRPDEGLFASGVDPLGLMADLAELGECVVVARTGRIPPLSELDPELCLLGWDVVLTTDRGEDAIRDVFIFADGLGELTIEVLEAVHADGDDEVQPRLGDILVERGDISEDDLRSALGEHRRLGELLTDSGRVSDDQLRSALAEQEAVRSVKSRRRQEADSSSIRVSADKLDDLVSLVGELAIVQAQITQAATDGSRHHLARLSEELERLSSRLRERTLSVRMLPIGHMFSRFRRLVHDLSNELDKHIELETFGAETEVDKTVFERMGDPLVHLIRNCADHGIESPEVRASAGKPEAGRIRLGAAHAGGEVRIIVEDDGRGMDSSRILARAREMGIVGAEAEVKSADVLSLIFEPGFSTMNEVTNLSGRGVGMDVVRRGIDSLRGSVEVESTPGGGTRFTLRIPLTLAIIEGLQVQVGGEFYVIPLASVQECLEFSPRQAQVLDIRGQIIPWVRLREVFGLDGTRPSVEQIVVAGVENRRMGIVVDRVVGEHQTVIRSLGRLYRDVRAFSGATVRVDGSMALILDVQGLMRTLRPEVGMGG is encoded by the coding sequence ATGCCGCTTGACGACGCCACGCGCGAACTCTTTCGGGAGGAGGTCCACGAGAATCTTGCCGAACTCGAATCCGCGCTTCTCGAACTGGAGGACGAACCCACCAATCGCGAGAACGTGGACCGCGTCTTCCGGGCGTTGCATACGGTCAAGGGCGTGGGGGCCATGTTCGGCCACGACGACATCGCCATGTTCGCGCACGAGGTGGAGGGCACCTTCGCCCGCGTGCGCGAGGGGCGGCTTGCCGTGTCGCACGAGCTCCTCGACCTGACGCTGGCGGCCCGCGATCATCTGCTGTCCCTCTTCGACGAGCGCGCCGAAGCCGATCCCGCGCGGGGCGAGGAAATTGTCGCGCGGCTTCGTGTTTTGTGCGGCGCGACGGACGACTCCTGTCCCGGGGACGATGCGCCCCCCCCGCAGGAGGCTCCATGTCCTGAGATTTGTGGCGAGACCTTTTCCTACCGCATCCGCTTTCGCCCGGACGAGGGGCTTTTCGCGTCGGGCGTCGATCCTCTTGGCCTCATGGCCGATCTGGCGGAGCTTGGCGAATGCGTGGTCGTGGCGCGTACGGGGCGCATTCCGCCGCTGTCCGAACTCGATCCCGAACTGTGCCTGCTGGGCTGGGACGTGGTGCTGACCACGGACCGGGGCGAGGATGCCATCCGCGACGTGTTCATCTTCGCCGACGGACTCGGGGAACTGACTATCGAGGTGTTGGAGGCGGTGCATGCCGATGGCGATGACGAGGTGCAGCCCCGGCTGGGGGATATCCTTGTCGAGCGCGGCGACATCAGCGAGGACGATCTGCGTTCGGCCCTTGGGGAGCATCGCCGGCTGGGCGAACTGCTGACCGATTCGGGCCGCGTGTCCGACGACCAGTTGCGGTCCGCGCTGGCGGAGCAGGAGGCCGTGCGAAGCGTCAAGTCACGCCGTCGTCAGGAGGCGGACTCGTCGAGCATTCGCGTTTCCGCAGATAAGCTGGACGACCTCGTGTCGCTCGTGGGCGAACTGGCCATCGTGCAGGCCCAGATCACGCAGGCCGCGACGGATGGCAGCAGGCACCACCTCGCGCGGCTGTCCGAGGAGTTGGAGCGGCTGTCCTCGCGCCTGCGGGAGCGGACGCTGTCCGTGCGCATGCTGCCCATCGGGCACATGTTCTCCCGCTTTCGGCGGCTGGTGCATGATCTGTCTAACGAGCTCGACAAGCACATTGAGCTGGAAACCTTCGGCGCGGAGACGGAGGTCGACAAGACCGTCTTCGAGCGCATGGGCGATCCGCTCGTGCATCTCATCCGCAACTGTGCGGACCATGGCATAGAGTCCCCGGAGGTGCGGGCCTCGGCGGGCAAGCCCGAGGCGGGGCGGATTCGGCTGGGCGCGGCCCACGCCGGGGGCGAGGTGCGCATCATCGTGGAGGACGACGGACGCGGCATGGACTCCTCACGCATTCTCGCCCGCGCACGGGAGATGGGCATCGTCGGCGCGGAGGCCGAGGTCAAGAGCGCGGATGTGCTCTCGCTCATCTTCGAGCCGGGGTTCTCCACCATGAACGAGGTGACGAATCTGTCCGGGCGCGGCGTGGGCATGGACGTGGTGCGCCGGGGTATCGACTCGCTTCGCGGCAGCGTGGAGGTGGAGAGCACGCCGGGCGGCGGCACGCGCTTCACCCTGCGCATCCCGCTGACGCTGGCCATCATCGAGGGGTTACAGGTGCAGGTGGGCGGGGAGTTCTACGTCATCCCGCTGGCGTCGGTGCAGGAGTGTCTGGAATTTTCGCCGCGTCAGGCGCAGGTGCTCGACATTCGCGGGCAGATTATCCCGTGGGTGCGGCTTCGCGAGGTCTTCGGACTCGACGGCACCCGGCCGAGCGTGGAGCAGATCGTGGTTGCGGGGGTGGAGAACCGGCGCATGGGCATCGTGGTGGACCGGGTGGTTGGCGAGCATCAGACCGTCATCCGTAGCCTCGGCAGACTCTACCGTGACGTGCGGGCCTTTTCCGGCGCGACGGTGCGCGTGGACGGTTCCATGGCGCTGATTCTCGATGTGCAGGGACTTATGCGCACCCTGCGCCCCGAGGTCGGCATGGGCGGATGA
- a CDS encoding STAS domain-containing protein — MGDFSMRDGDGGGVLALTGEWTRECVGELRQCVLDALEAHARVTVDLSDAGPVDAAFFQLLHAAGLEAGRQGVGLTLGDEISASVLEAAARAGFAASDGAGLTLKGFDGDGASPPAAGLEPPQGEGGTHAA, encoded by the coding sequence ATGGGCGATTTTTCAATGCGTGATGGGGATGGAGGAGGCGTTTTGGCGCTTACGGGCGAGTGGACGCGCGAGTGCGTCGGCGAGCTTCGGCAGTGCGTGCTCGACGCGCTGGAGGCGCATGCGCGTGTGACGGTGGACCTGTCCGATGCCGGGCCGGTGGATGCCGCGTTTTTCCAGCTTCTGCACGCCGCCGGGTTGGAGGCTGGTCGTCAGGGCGTCGGGCTGACGCTCGGAGATGAGATTTCCGCATCCGTGCTGGAGGCCGCCGCTCGGGCCGGGTTTGCCGCTTCGGACGGGGCGGGGCTGACGCTCAAGGGCTTTGATGGCGATGGCGCATCGCCACCGGCCGCAGGTCTGGAACCGCCGCAGGGAGAAGGGGGAACGCATGCCGCTTGA
- a CDS encoding TonB-dependent receptor plug domain-containing protein, with product MKKHLVAGILLLAALVSSVSALAGETEKPADAVRLDEMTVVATPLIHGNEVDRYGAVSTVVSEEQIRDLNALDIASALRRTPGVTITRYNPVGAFGGGEGGAVFVRGMGSSRPGSEIKTYIDGVPVYMGLWNHPLLDLLPIDPAGSVEVIKGPQPHRFGDAFSAINIVPKTAYGKDTFTTLEAAGGSYGTVSQSIEHGGDLGGFDYYLGEGFRRSDGHRSGGDGRQASLFANLGMDLNDNWSARVFALGLDNAAGDPGPDTGGETDGTYDTGLRMAVVTLANDFGVADGELKFFVNAGEGYWKDQSGDDDENRNDFWFWGLKAHETVRPIDGLELTAGIDQQWWDGNIRNTKDDGTESSVLVPEFSLCMPYASANYLIGDEKGWHAIPSVGARFYSHNKFDDTTAPHAGIVAGYGTTEVHASIAKGVVYPGLEVTMVPPVSSAITKWDELDPEEVWHTEIGIRHTFNAYVRADFTYFHDDGENRYVFTPGRPPSAWSNTEEFDVQGIEASVTVTPTDDIALFASITTQDVDPDNMPYAPDTTVKAGVNWHFAELWTLSADCEYVDDMYALSQSRKTTVANTEKVDSHFLLNARLARAFELPSWSAKGEVFCALENITDTDYEYRPDYPMPGINGMVGARLTF from the coding sequence ATGAAGAAGCATCTGGTGGCCGGAATCCTGCTTCTGGCCGCACTCGTGTCGTCCGTTTCCGCACTGGCGGGGGAAACGGAAAAGCCAGCCGACGCCGTTCGGCTGGACGAAATGACCGTTGTCGCCACACCGCTCATTCATGGTAACGAGGTGGACCGCTACGGCGCGGTCAGCACCGTGGTCAGCGAGGAACAGATTCGCGACCTCAACGCGCTGGACATCGCCTCCGCCCTGCGGCGCACGCCGGGCGTGACCATCACCCGCTACAACCCCGTCGGCGCGTTCGGCGGCGGCGAGGGCGGCGCGGTCTTCGTGCGCGGCATGGGTTCAAGCCGCCCCGGCAGCGAAATCAAAACCTACATCGACGGCGTGCCCGTCTACATGGGCCTGTGGAACCATCCACTGCTCGACCTGCTGCCCATCGACCCGGCCGGTTCCGTCGAAGTGATCAAGGGCCCCCAGCCCCACCGCTTCGGCGATGCCTTCTCCGCCATCAACATCGTGCCCAAGACCGCCTACGGCAAGGATACCTTCACCACACTCGAAGCGGCGGGCGGCAGCTACGGCACCGTGTCCCAGTCCATCGAGCACGGCGGCGACCTCGGCGGGTTTGACTACTACCTCGGTGAAGGCTTCCGCCGTTCCGACGGCCACCGCTCCGGCGGCGACGGCCGTCAGGCCAGCCTCTTCGCCAACCTCGGCATGGACCTGAACGACAACTGGAGCGCCCGCGTCTTCGCGCTGGGCCTCGACAACGCGGCTGGCGATCCCGGTCCCGACACCGGCGGCGAGACCGACGGCACGTACGACACGGGCCTGCGCATGGCCGTGGTGACACTCGCCAACGACTTCGGCGTGGCGGACGGCGAACTGAAGTTCTTCGTCAACGCGGGCGAAGGCTACTGGAAGGATCAGAGCGGCGATGACGACGAGAACCGCAACGACTTCTGGTTCTGGGGACTCAAGGCCCACGAGACGGTTCGCCCCATCGACGGTCTGGAACTGACCGCAGGCATCGACCAGCAGTGGTGGGACGGCAACATCCGCAACACCAAGGACGATGGCACCGAAAGCTCCGTCCTCGTTCCCGAGTTCTCGCTCTGCATGCCCTATGCGTCTGCCAACTACCTCATCGGCGACGAAAAGGGCTGGCACGCCATCCCCTCCGTGGGCGCGCGCTTCTACAGCCACAACAAGTTCGACGACACCACCGCCCCGCACGCGGGCATCGTGGCGGGCTACGGCACCACCGAGGTCCACGCCTCCATCGCCAAGGGCGTCGTGTATCCCGGCCTCGAAGTGACCATGGTTCCGCCCGTTTCCTCCGCCATCACCAAGTGGGACGAGCTGGACCCCGAAGAGGTCTGGCATACCGAGATCGGCATCCGCCACACCTTCAACGCCTACGTGCGGGCCGACTTCACCTACTTCCACGACGACGGCGAGAACCGCTACGTCTTCACCCCCGGCCGTCCGCCAAGCGCGTGGAGCAACACCGAGGAATTCGACGTGCAGGGCATCGAGGCAAGCGTCACCGTCACCCCGACGGACGACATCGCGCTCTTCGCCAGCATCACCACGCAGGACGTCGATCCCGACAACATGCCCTACGCGCCGGACACCACGGTCAAGGCAGGCGTGAACTGGCACTTCGCCGAACTGTGGACCCTGTCCGCGGACTGCGAATACGTGGACGACATGTACGCGCTCAGCCAGTCCCGCAAGACCACCGTCGCGAACACCGAAAAGGTGGACAGCCACTTCCTGCTCAACGCCCGACTGGCCCGTGCCTTCGAGCTGCCCAGCTGGAGCGCGAAGGGCGAGGTGTTCTGCGCGCTGGAGAACATCACCGACACCGACTACGAGTACCGGCCCGACTACCCCATGCCCGGCATCAACGGCATGGTTGGCGCCCGACTGACCTTCTAG
- a CDS encoding protein-glutamate methylesterase/protein-glutamine glutaminase: MGKIRVLVVDDSAIVRNTMTEILESDNGIEVIGSAADPFAAAKKMMESVPDVITLDIEMPRMDGLTFLRKIMSQHPVPVVVCSSLATNGSETVMRCMEYGAVEIIEKPRVGTRQFLEESRIRITDAVRAAAHANLKRVAAKPVVVQPKLSADAVISAPPVHNHTSLTTTEKILCVGASTGGTEALRVFLEAMPPNCPGIAIVQHMPEKFTAAFAQRLDGLCRITVREAQNNDSILRGQALIAPGNRHMLLKRSGARYYVELRDGPLVSRHRPSVDVLFRSAARYGGPNVIGVIMTGMGDDGAKGMKEMKDAGAYNIAQDEATCVVFGMPQEAIKAGAVDSVMPLERLAPESCRLAR; encoded by the coding sequence ATGGGCAAGATTCGGGTGCTGGTGGTGGACGATTCGGCTATAGTGCGCAACACGATGACCGAGATACTGGAGTCCGATAACGGCATCGAGGTCATCGGCTCCGCTGCGGACCCCTTCGCGGCGGCGAAGAAGATGATGGAGAGCGTTCCGGACGTCATCACGCTGGACATCGAAATGCCGCGCATGGACGGCCTGACCTTCCTGCGCAAGATCATGAGCCAGCATCCAGTGCCGGTGGTCGTGTGCTCCTCGCTTGCGACCAACGGCTCGGAAACGGTGATGCGTTGCATGGAGTACGGCGCGGTGGAGATCATCGAGAAGCCGCGCGTGGGCACGCGGCAGTTTCTGGAGGAATCGCGCATCCGCATCACCGACGCCGTGCGCGCCGCCGCCCATGCAAACCTGAAGCGTGTGGCCGCGAAGCCGGTGGTGGTGCAGCCGAAGCTCTCGGCGGACGCGGTCATCTCCGCACCCCCCGTGCATAATCATACGTCGCTGACCACCACGGAAAAAATCCTCTGTGTGGGGGCGTCTACCGGCGGGACCGAGGCCTTGCGGGTGTTTCTGGAGGCCATGCCGCCCAACTGTCCGGGCATCGCCATCGTCCAGCACATGCCGGAAAAGTTCACGGCGGCCTTTGCCCAGCGGCTCGACGGGTTGTGCCGCATCACCGTGCGCGAGGCGCAGAACAACGATTCCATCCTGCGCGGGCAGGCGCTCATCGCGCCCGGCAACAGGCATATGCTCCTCAAGCGCAGCGGCGCTCGCTACTATGTGGAATTGCGCGACGGGCCGCTGGTGTCGCGGCATAGGCCGTCTGTGGACGTGCTGTTTCGCTCGGCGGCGCGCTATGGCGGACCCAACGTCATCGGCGTGATCATGACCGGCATGGGCGACGACGGTGCCAAGGGCATGAAGGAGATGAAGGACGCCGGAGCCTACAACATCGCGCAGGACGAGGCGACCTGTGTGGTCTTCGGCATGCCGCAGGAGGCCATCAAGGCCGGGGCGGTGGACTCGGTGATGCCGCTTGAGCGGCTCGCGCCAGAGTCCTGCCGACTTGCGCGTTGA
- a CDS encoding metal ABC transporter solute-binding protein, Zn/Mn family, which yields MPARPIIAMLLLAAALLLPPAQATAEEPRLIAGTTIIADIVHDIRPDAQIRTLIPGGSCPGHYDLRPGDMRLLHDAQATILHDWQTGQGGIRALIEATQGGSMRVIPIATPGNPMTPQTQELCTLAVAEALASLAPERREDLLLAAARRNDSTRDTAAQLLAHFAKAGASETPVVCSDMQAPFVRWAGFSIAATYGRPADMTPDQLARVIDAGRAASARLVIDNLQSGGGGEAIAEELGARHVVLSNFPDAFPDTPTWAATITANAERLLTALSAQRSTK from the coding sequence ATGCCCGCACGGCCTATCATCGCCATGCTGCTTCTGGCCGCAGCGCTCCTTCTGCCCCCCGCGCAGGCGACCGCCGAAGAGCCTCGACTCATCGCGGGGACGACCATCATTGCCGACATCGTCCACGACATTCGGCCCGACGCGCAAATCCGCACGCTCATCCCCGGCGGTTCGTGCCCCGGCCACTACGACCTGCGCCCCGGCGACATGCGCCTGCTGCACGATGCGCAGGCCACCATCCTGCACGACTGGCAGACCGGACAGGGCGGCATCCGCGCCCTCATCGAGGCCACACAGGGCGGCAGCATGCGCGTCATCCCCATCGCCACCCCCGGCAATCCCATGACGCCCCAGACACAGGAACTCTGCACGCTGGCCGTTGCCGAAGCGCTGGCCTCGCTCGCCCCCGAGCGGCGCGAAGACCTCCTCCTCGCCGCAGCCCGCCGCAACGACTCCACCCGCGACACGGCCGCGCAGCTTCTGGCACATTTCGCCAAGGCTGGCGCGAGCGAAACGCCCGTCGTCTGTTCGGATATGCAGGCACCCTTTGTCCGCTGGGCCGGATTTTCCATCGCCGCCACCTATGGCCGCCCGGCGGACATGACGCCCGACCAGTTGGCCCGGGTCATCGACGCGGGACGCGCCGCATCGGCACGCCTCGTCATCGACAACCTCCAGAGTGGCGGAGGCGGGGAAGCCATTGCCGAGGAACTCGGCGCACGCCACGTCGTTCTCTCCAATTTCCCGGACGCGTTTCCGGATACGCCCACCTGGGCGGCAACCATCACCGCCAACGCAGAGCGCCTACTCACCGCGCTCTCCGCGCAGCGGAGCACGAAATGA
- a CDS encoding class IV adenylate cyclase, which yields MPLETEIKYIDVDHEAVRRRLAALGARRNPFRFERNAVLDDAQRSLRGRGVLLRLRYDGENLLTLKTPASGPQGLKVRHEHETRFEDFDAAMRVFENLGYGVAFWYEKLRETWEYGGCHICLDLLPFGSFAEIEGEPEAIRQCAVELGLDAYRSSDANYHSLNAQYRKRAGLPEQDGFAFDEAERQRLMEIAGS from the coding sequence ATGCCACTGGAAACTGAAATCAAGTATATCGACGTGGACCACGAGGCCGTGCGGCGAAGGCTGGCGGCTCTTGGTGCACGGCGGAACCCATTTCGCTTCGAGCGAAACGCCGTGCTCGACGATGCGCAACGTAGCCTGCGCGGGCGTGGGGTGCTCCTGCGGCTGCGGTACGACGGCGAGAACCTGCTTACCCTCAAGACGCCCGCATCCGGGCCACAGGGGCTGAAGGTCCGTCACGAACACGAGACCCGCTTCGAGGACTTCGACGCCGCCATGCGCGTGTTCGAGAACCTCGGCTATGGGGTGGCGTTCTGGTATGAGAAGCTGCGCGAGACGTGGGAGTATGGCGGCTGTCACATCTGCCTCGACCTGCTTCCCTTCGGCAGCTTCGCCGAGATTGAGGGCGAGCCGGAGGCCATCCGCCAATGCGCCGTCGAGCTTGGGCTTGACGCGTACCGCAGTTCCGACGCGAACTACCACAGCCTGAACGCGCAGTACCGCAAGCGCGCGGGCCTGCCCGAGCAGGACGGCTTCGCGTTCGATGAGGCGGAGCGGCAGCGGCTCATGGAGATTGCCGGTTCGTAA
- a CDS encoding DUF190 domain-containing protein has translation MKLPLDAERLRIYTGENDRYQGRPVHEVIVEEARREGMAGATTLRGILGFGANSRVHTSKILRLSEDLPVVTEIVDAPERIEAFLPRLDAMIQEGLVVREKVQVLVYRHNEGK, from the coding sequence ATGAAGCTCCCGCTGGACGCCGAAAGGCTGCGCATCTACACCGGAGAGAACGACAGATACCAAGGCCGCCCCGTGCACGAGGTCATCGTGGAGGAAGCCCGGCGCGAAGGCATGGCCGGAGCGACCACCCTGCGCGGCATCCTCGGCTTCGGCGCGAACAGCCGCGTGCACACCTCGAAGATTCTACGCCTGTCCGAGGATCTGCCCGTGGTTACGGAAATCGTAGACGCGCCGGAACGCATCGAAGCCTTCCTGCCACGGCTCGACGCCATGATCCAAGAAGGCCTCGTGGTTCGCGAAAAGGTTCAGGTGCTGGTCTACCGCCACAACGAGGGCAAATAG